One genomic window of Caldilineales bacterium includes the following:
- a CDS encoding winged helix-turn-helix domain-containing protein — translation MTDQLPLSKRPASDEPGLKIYLLGPLRVLIDGEPLPQTDAARRMRKVLQLLAYVALMGRKGVRREKLAEDLWPHEPNRTRILSSYVSTLRRVLEPHHQRGHSRYVVQKGERLYLEGGASLWVDMWTFIELAQKARRLAARCDLASAAGYWERAISLYDVEGLLPDGDFLPDVVEVMREDLRQQWLAGLRSLARYYADQSSEEERLRAIDFWQRLYAGEPQDDEAYEWLADHYLQTGQMRRLRSLEQMWARMQITDYQEGRFPSA, via the coding sequence ATGACAGACCAACTGCCGCTCTCTAAAAGGCCTGCGAGCGATGAGCCAGGGCTGAAGATCTATTTGTTGGGACCTCTGCGCGTCCTGATTGACGGCGAGCCTCTGCCGCAGACCGATGCAGCCAGGCGCATGCGCAAAGTATTGCAGCTACTGGCCTACGTAGCGCTTATGGGTAGGAAAGGGGTGAGGCGCGAGAAATTGGCTGAGGACTTGTGGCCGCACGAACCCAATCGCACCCGCATTCTTAGCAGCTATGTGTCCACATTGCGCCGCGTCCTGGAGCCGCACCATCAGCGTGGTCACAGCCGCTACGTGGTGCAGAAGGGTGAGCGACTGTACTTGGAGGGCGGAGCGAGCCTGTGGGTGGATATGTGGACATTCATCGAACTGGCGCAAAAGGCCCGCCGTCTTGCAGCTAGATGCGATTTGGCCAGTGCCGCAGGCTACTGGGAAAGGGCGATCTCACTTTACGATGTCGAGGGCTTGCTGCCTGACGGCGATTTTTTGCCGGACGTAGTGGAGGTGATGCGCGAAGACCTGCGGCAACAATGGTTGGCTGGACTGCGCTCTCTGGCGCGCTATTATGCTGACCAGTCGAGTGAAGAGGAGCGACTGCGAGCGATCGATTTCTGGCAGAGGCTGTACGCAGGCGAGCCGCAAGACGATGAGGCTTATGAATGGCTGGCGGATCACTATCTCCAAACCGGTCAGATGAGGCGACTGCGGAGCCTGGAGCAGATGTGGGCCAGAATGCAGATCACTGATTACCAGGAAGGAAGATTCCCGTCTGCGTAG
- a CDS encoding DsrE/DsrF/DrsH-like family protein, protein MSTPNGDTRHVAFICSKGTLDMVYPALVMGWAALGNGIDVTIFFTFWGMDMIREARVDHLEIAPVANTSMKMSMMGVKNENLGIPNIMGVLPGMTAFATKLMKDKMAALEVPTVREYLQMLVDAGARLYACKMSVDMFELKQEDFIEGVLDIVTAGDFMDMTEGAQIVFI, encoded by the coding sequence ATGTCTACACCAAATGGCGACACCCGCCATGTCGCTTTTATCTGCTCGAAGGGCACCCTGGATATGGTCTACCCGGCCCTGGTGATGGGCTGGGCCGCCCTGGGCAACGGCATCGATGTCACCATCTTCTTCACCTTCTGGGGCATGGACATGATCCGCGAGGCCCGGGTCGATCACCTGGAAATCGCGCCCGTGGCCAACACCAGCATGAAGATGAGCATGATGGGCGTCAAGAACGAGAACCTGGGCATCCCCAACATTATGGGCGTGCTGCCCGGCATGACGGCCTTCGCCACCAAGCTGATGAAGGACAAGATGGCGGCGTTGGAAGTCCCCACCGTGCGCGAGTATCTGCAGATGCTGGTGGACGCCGGGGCCAGGCTCTATGCCTGCAAGATGTCGGTGGATATGTTCGAGTTGAAGCAGGAGGATTTCATCGAGGGCGTGCTCGACATCGTCACCGCCGGGGATTTCATGGACATGACCGAGGGGGCGCAGATCGTGTTTATCTGA